gtcaacagctgacacacctggggtctatcgacaccctaacgacgtcaacctggtaaatttaaaaatattctgtctcATATGTTGAGAAGCCAGAATGTAACACCTGATAGGAATTCCTCTTTACATCACCAAAGTCATACTTTAATACTTAATGAACAGGACCTTTAAAGTCAAAGTTAATAACTCAACTTCAGATGCACAGTACATAGCAGCAGGAGTACCACAAGGCTCCTTACTACGACCCGTACTCTTTAGTTATTTCATTAATGACTTTCCCATGGACGAAAACACTAAAACGGCTTTGTTTGCCGACGACATCGCCATATCCAGAACTTCgaggaacaaaaaatatacCATTGACAAAGTTCAAAATACCCTAAATGAGTTCCTaaacttctttaaaaaatggaaatttaagattaatgaaatgaaaaccgaattaattatctttactaaaagactaagaaaaagtaaaaaagggGAACAAAACCTAGAAATTAAAATCGATAACGAAACTATTAAACCTAAAAAACAAGTAAAATATCAAGATATAAACCTCGATACCCAATTAAAACATCATGAACACATAATCAAGGCATGAAATGAAGCATACCAAATTAAAAACCTTTTATACCCACTCATTAAAACTAAAAGCAAACTATCTGTTAAAAACaaagtaaaactatataaaGCTATGATTAAACCCATCTTAATGTATGCTAGCCCCATATGGAGCAATACTACCAAAtctaaaataactaaaatacAAAGAGTACAATAAAACAAGACGCTAAGGCTTATTTATAATGAAGAACTAAATGTAACTAATAAAGAAAGTGGAAAAAAACTTAATGTTACTGGCTTATACGatcttatttttaatagaccaaagaaattttatgaaataagaGTCAAACAGCATAATATGTTAAATGATGTAGATACTCTAACCCAAGATGCAGCACCATTTAAAACAGAGTACAAACTTCCACACAGCCTCCTcctgaataattaatattacttataaacaaaatactaagatattaattatgagCTAAATTAAAAACGATGTATATATTGTTGTAaagattgtatatattttggcttttaagagattttttttaatttttgctcgGAAGTTtaccaataaataatatgattcGCTATCATAAATAAGTACAAATTGAACATTATAAACTaaaagtgtaaaaattttcaatagaaaaTGGGAACCTAATAACTACCACATAAATGTAAAGGAGTATTGTAATGCTACTTTAAAGATATAAATAAAGAGAATTTCATAAgtcaaaaagtaattttactaattcaTGTTTTGAGAGTAAGCTTATCTCTTAATAGAGGATGGATGATTTCATTAGGATTTATTATGTATGGTAAAACTTGAAGAAATTCGAACGTATGAGAAATTTGGTGgacctgaaaagggccgttttgtTTATGCTACCTGGTATAAAAAACAAGCCATCAAACTCATTCAGAGGAGACTGGATAAACTACTCGCATATTACGATATATGGAAAATCAGGATCAACGCTGCCAAAACGGAGTTGATTCTATTTTCTCATAGAAAAAAActtcattaatattaataaagaaaaaattgagcCAAATAATAGTGCTAAGTATCTTGGTGTAATTTTAGATAATAAGTTAACGTATTCTAAACACATACAAAAAACATGTATTAAAGCAAACCAAATAAAAGGAATCCTATCTCCCCTATTATGtaagaaaagtaaattaaGTGTCCATAATAAGCTTACACTTtataaaatgatgataaaaccTATATTACACCACGCTGCACCAATGCGGAACAATACATTTAAatctaatattaaaaaaataataacacttGCAAACAAAACGCTCCGAATAATCAGTAACGCGGATCCCACAACCACTAATAGAGAAATACGAGATCAACTCAATATTAATCAAATTAGTAGTGATATATATACACAAACTGAACTATTTTACAGACAGAGAACACAACATTTAAACATACTTTCAGATATTGGCGTATACAATCACACTAATgcatcatttaaaattaaatataaattacctcATAACTTAATATTCTAACTCTTGTAAATACTTTGTATAGTAGCTTTAAGTTTTAATGTTAAGAATAGGCTAAGATTAGTTGTTGAgattcaaaaatgataaagtgttttttttttcaaatttttccacaAATAAAAAGTACAAACTACAagtataaaacaaaatataaacgaaacttatatattaatttttgtaaaagtcTTAAATAAGATAACAGCAGAACTAACAGCTTTTTGTATTCAACTTAATCAGAAATAGAGAGAAttttgaaactgaaaaaaataatttccaggAAATTTCAACTCTTCCGTAGACTACCTGCCCAAGTTAATGGGATTCGACTGTAGTTATGGATAGTTTTGTTAATGGGTTTGTTCTCAGAATAACTCTcacattttcaaataaaatttataagtagaACATTAggactctctaaacatgaattagtaaaaataagtgaatattcattaatttgaaGTGCAAATCGAACCAATAATTCCAAAAAGTGGTTAGATTGGTACTCTGAATTAGTGAAtgttcacttattttcactaattcatgtttagagagtaagcTTGTGTTTTAATAGAGGATGGATGATTTTATTGGGATTTATTATGTATAGTAAAGCTTGAAGAACTTCAAACGTATGAgaaatttggtggccctgaaaagggccgttttgtTTATTGATCGAAGCAGCAGATAAATGAATTAACCTCCAAAACCGTAAAGAGTACGTCCTTGACGTTTCAGAGCGTAGACAACGTCCATAGCGGTAACGGTCTTTCGTTTGGCGTGTTCGGTGTAGGTAACTGCGTCACGAATGACGTTTTCAAGGAAGACCTTGAGAACTCCACGGGTTTCTTCGTAGATGAGTCCAGAAATACGTTTGACTCCACCACGACGAGCCAGACGACGGATAGCTGGTTTAGTGATACCTTGGATGTTATCACGCAAAACTTTACGATGGCGCTTGGCTCCTCCTTTTCCCAAACCTTTTCCTCCCTTACCACGACCAGTCATGATTACAAGTTAACTTTTAGAGAAGTGAACACTTGAACAATTAGACTGAGAATGCTCCAGAATTAGTTTGTGCCTCTTTTTAAAGATATTCTTAGATTTACTCCCACCGCTTGAATTAGACGAATCAGAGTCGCGGTACATTTGTCTCCCACTCTCAGAAATAAAC
This sequence is a window from Microplitis mediator isolate UGA2020A chromosome 3, iyMicMedi2.1, whole genome shotgun sequence. Protein-coding genes within it:
- the LOC130666076 gene encoding histone H4, with the protein product MTGRGKGGKGLGKGGAKRHRKVLRDNIQGITKPAIRRLARRGGVKRISGLIYEETRGVLKVFLENVIRDAVTYTEHAKRKTVTAMDVVYALKRQGRTLYGFGG